DNA sequence from the Novosphingobium sp. KACC 22771 genome:
AATGCGCGGGGCCTGTGCGGGCAAGAATGGCGGGGCGAAGGAGGATCGGGGCTGGCTCTCGGAAAAGCTGGCCGATGCCAATTGGCTGGTGAAAGCTCTGGACCAGCGGCAAAAGACCATCCTGAAAGTAGCCAGCGAATTGGTGCGCCAACAGGAAGGCTTTTTCCGCCACGGGGTCAGCCAGTTGAAGCCATTGACCCTGCGCGCGGTGGCCGAAACGGTGGGGCTGCATGAATCCACCGTCAGCCGCGTGACCAGCAACAAATATCTGCTGTGTGATCGCGGCACGTTTGAGCTGAAATATTTCTTCACCAGCGGCGTTTCGGGCGCCGATGGCGAGGGCGTTTCGGCAGAAGCCGTCAAGGCCGCGATCAAGCAGTTGATCGACAATGAAGATCCCAAGAAGATCCTGTCCGACGATACGCTGGTCGATCTGCTGAAAGAAAAAGGGTTTGAACTGGCGCGCCGCACCGTGGCCAAGTATCGCGAGGCGATCGGGCTGGGCTCATCGGTGCAACGCCGCCGCCAAAAGGCGCTGAGCGGGAAGCGTTAGGCCTGTAATTCCTCGGCGCGCCTGCGCCATGCCTGCGCCAACACCGGCATCGCGGCCAGATCGGGCAGGACGGAAGGGTCCGCCTTGTGCCCGCCGCCGATCAGCACATGGAACAGGCGCGACACCGGCCAGTCCGCCAGCCCGCGCTCGACCCGTTCGAGCGTATCGCCCGCCTGCACCGCGCCCTCCTCGATCACGCGGTAATACCAGCCTGAACGCCGGTTTTTCACGATCTTGGCCGCCAGCGGCGCATGATCGAACCGATGCCCCAGTTTCCAGCAAGGCTGGCGCCCATGGCTGACCTCGATCAGCGCGCTGCCCAGCCGGAAACGGTCGCCCAGCAGCACCTTGTCCTCGGTCAGGCCCAGCGTCGCAATATTCTCGCCAAAGCCGCCCGGCGCGGCCAGCAGGGGGTGATCGCCCAGATCATCGACCCATGCCGGATAATGATCATAGGCATAATGGTGGATCGCCTTGTCCGGCCCGCCATGATGCTTGCGGTCGGCCTGTTCATCGCCCTCCAGCCCCAAAAAGCCCACGCGGATGGGGCCGGTGACGGGCTGCTTGGCAATCGCGCTATGCTCGTCGGCATCACGGAAACGGACGGCGCGACCAGTCATCACGGCAAGGATCGGGGTGGAAAAAGCGTTCATGGAGCCTAACATGGGCCATCGCCCGATGGGCGTCAATCGGCCCTAGGCGTCGAGCTCGACATCCCAATAGAGCCAGTCGCGCCATGTCTCATGCAGATAATTGGGCGGAAAAGCCCGGCCCCGCTCCTGCAACTGCCAGCTTGTCGGCCGGATCGGATGGTTGAGCAGAGGCATATGCGCCTCGCGCGGGGTGCGCCCGCCCTTTTTCAGATTGCAGGGCGAACAGGCCGCGACGATATTCTCCCAACTCGTCCGCCCGCCCAGACGGCGCGGCAGCACATGGTCAAAGGTCAATTGATGCGGGTTGCCGCAATATTGGCAGGAAAACCGATCGCGCAGAAACACATTGAACCGGGTGAAGGCGGGAAATTCCGAAGGCTTCACATATTGGCGCAGCGCGATCACGGAAGGCAAAGGCATGGACCAGCTTTGCGAATGCACCTCGCGCTCGTAACTGGCGATAATATCGACCCTTTCCAGAAAAACCGCCTTGATCGCGGTCTGCCATGGCCAAAGGCTTAGGGGGTAATAGGAGAGCGGGGTAAAG
Encoded proteins:
- a CDS encoding MOSC domain-containing protein, whose amino-acid sequence is MNAFSTPILAVMTGRAVRFRDADEHSAIAKQPVTGPIRVGFLGLEGDEQADRKHHGGPDKAIHHYAYDHYPAWVDDLGDHPLLAAPGGFGENIATLGLTEDKVLLGDRFRLGSALIEVSHGRQPCWKLGHRFDHAPLAAKIVKNRRSGWYYRVIEEGAVQAGDTLERVERGLADWPVSRLFHVLIGGGHKADPSVLPDLAAMPVLAQAWRRRAEELQA
- a CDS encoding HNH endonuclease, whose product is MLKAELIERAARFRSAGEDPSRHLSDCPALVLNADFTPLSYYPLSLWPWQTAIKAVFLERVDIIASYEREVHSQSWSMPLPSVIALRQYVKPSEFPAFTRFNVFLRDRFSCQYCGNPHQLTFDHVLPRRLGGRTSWENIVAACSPCNLKKGGRTPREAHMPLLNHPIRPTSWQLQERGRAFPPNYLHETWRDWLYWDVELDA